One stretch of Halalkalicoccus sp. NIPERK01 DNA includes these proteins:
- a CDS encoding tRNA(Ile)(2)-agmatinylcytidine synthase, whose product MTVVGIDDTDSRMRGMCTTHLASEVADALVAEGASVDRLLLVRLNPAIEHKTRGNAALAIHTDCDPEQTFELARERIGNLSETDDPNTQPGLVVAPGDPAELPSAVVEFARRAVGEHLALEEALVLLDEAGYSHRGWAGGRGRIGALAAVGAHRALSERTYELIAYRERERWGTPREVDPDSVFAAAETEYPDVWDTVDRGTGDTVCVPRTPGPVLYGIRGDDPGAIGRVAERIESEPVARRTLFVTNQGTDAHLREGTIGAVENDHAYRLDGTVSNPPETRRGGHVFLEIGEGDDRLRCAAFEPTKRFRDRVRALRMGDRLTVCGEVSEGTLKLEKFAVRELNRIEYRNPRCPDCGRSMESAGRGQGYRCRRCGTSAERKAEIEVDRDLDRGWYEVPPTARRHVAKPLVRGGFDGPVHPER is encoded by the coding sequence ATGACCGTCGTCGGCATCGACGATACCGACTCGCGCATGCGCGGGATGTGTACGACCCACCTCGCGAGCGAGGTAGCCGACGCGCTCGTAGCCGAGGGCGCGAGCGTCGACCGCCTTTTGCTCGTTCGGCTCAACCCCGCGATCGAGCACAAGACGCGGGGAAACGCCGCCCTCGCGATCCACACCGACTGCGATCCCGAGCAGACCTTCGAACTCGCCCGCGAACGGATCGGGAACCTGAGTGAAACCGACGACCCGAACACCCAGCCCGGCCTCGTCGTCGCGCCGGGCGACCCCGCGGAACTCCCCTCCGCCGTCGTCGAGTTCGCCCGCCGAGCGGTCGGCGAGCATCTCGCGCTCGAGGAGGCGCTGGTGCTACTGGACGAGGCGGGCTACTCCCATCGGGGCTGGGCGGGCGGACGGGGACGGATCGGCGCGCTCGCCGCGGTCGGCGCACACCGCGCCCTCTCCGAGCGGACCTACGAACTGATCGCGTACCGCGAGCGCGAGCGGTGGGGCACCCCCCGAGAAGTCGACCCCGACTCCGTCTTCGCCGCCGCCGAGACCGAGTACCCCGACGTCTGGGACACGGTCGACCGGGGAACCGGCGATACGGTCTGCGTGCCCCGCACGCCGGGGCCCGTCCTCTACGGCATCCGCGGCGACGATCCCGGGGCGATCGGGCGGGTCGCCGAGCGAATCGAGAGCGAACCGGTCGCCCGCCGAACGCTGTTCGTCACGAACCAGGGGACCGACGCCCACCTCCGCGAGGGCACGATCGGTGCGGTCGAGAACGACCACGCCTATCGGCTCGACGGGACCGTTTCGAACCCGCCCGAGACCCGACGTGGCGGCCACGTCTTCCTCGAGATCGGCGAGGGTGACGACCGCCTGCGGTGTGCGGCGTTCGAGCCCACGAAACGGTTTCGCGACCGGGTGCGCGCGCTCCGGATGGGCGACCGGCTCACCGTCTGTGGGGAGGTCTCGGAGGGCACGCTGAAACTAGAGAAGTTCGCGGTTCGGGAGTTGAACCGAATCGAGTACAGGAACCCGCGGTGTCCCGACTGCGGGCGCTCGATGGAGAGCGCAGGCCGCGGGCAGGGCTATCGCTGCCGGCGATGTGGAACGAGCGCCGAACGGAAGGCAGAAATCGAGGTCGATCGGGACCTCGACAGGGGGTGGTACGAGGTGCCGCCCACCGCGCGGCGACACGTCGCGAAACCGCTCGTCAGGGGCGGGTTCGACGGGCCGGTCCACCCCGAGCGATAG
- a CDS encoding transcriptional regulator, giving the protein MSRSALVGNVTAMLEDAGFAVSDRCAIRPKSFDVAARRGEDLILVKILGNVDGFDGATGAEMRRLGTYLNATPFVIGLRTRDEDLKPGVVYFRHGVPVFNPDTAMDLFVENVPPLIYAAPGGLYVSIDSDILADEREKRGWSLGQLATELGVSRRTVSKYEDGMNASIEVAMALEDLFDAPLTSPVDVMDGAETVRDAEPTPEDPAVDPEDEGITAVLTRAGFDVHPTTRAPFKAVGEDTGEEESLLTGNSTFTKTAEKRARIMGSLGRVTLTRSVYFVDKAPKEEVDGTAIVERQEAESTRDGEELRELIRERTTPPEEHA; this is encoded by the coding sequence ATGTCTCGGTCAGCACTGGTCGGGAACGTGACCGCGATGCTCGAGGACGCGGGCTTCGCCGTGAGCGACCGGTGTGCGATCCGCCCGAAGAGTTTCGACGTCGCCGCCCGCCGTGGCGAGGACCTGATCCTCGTGAAGATACTGGGCAACGTCGACGGGTTCGACGGCGCGACCGGCGCGGAGATGCGCCGCCTCGGAACCTACCTGAACGCAACCCCGTTTGTCATCGGGCTGCGCACCCGCGACGAGGACCTCAAACCCGGCGTGGTCTACTTCCGCCACGGCGTGCCGGTGTTCAACCCCGACACCGCGATGGACCTGTTCGTCGAGAACGTTCCACCCCTCATCTACGCCGCCCCCGGCGGGCTGTACGTCAGCATCGACAGCGACATCCTCGCGGACGAGCGCGAGAAACGCGGCTGGAGCCTGGGCCAGCTCGCCACCGAACTCGGCGTTTCCAGACGAACGGTCTCGAAGTACGAGGACGGCATGAACGCCTCGATCGAGGTGGCGATGGCCCTGGAGGACCTCTTCGATGCGCCCCTCACGAGCCCCGTCGACGTGATGGACGGCGCGGAGACGGTCCGCGACGCCGAACCCACCCCCGAGGACCCTGCGGTCGACCCCGAGGACGAGGGAATCACCGCCGTGCTCACCCGGGCGGGCTTCGACGTCCACCCGACGACGCGCGCGCCGTTCAAGGCCGTCGGCGAGGACACGGGCGAGGAGGAGAGCCTTCTCACTGGTAACTCCACGTTCACGAAGACCGCCGAAAAACGCGCCCGGATCATGGGCTCGCTCGGGAGGGTCACGCTGACCCGCTCGGTCTACTTCGTCGACAAAGCTCCCAAAGAGGAGGTCGACGGAACGGCGATCGTCGAGCGCCAGGAGGCCGAATCGACGCGCGACGGCGAGGAACTCAGGGAACTGATCCGCGAGCGGACCACGCCCCCCGAGGAACACGCTTAG
- a CDS encoding glutathione S-transferase N-terminal domain-containing protein, translating to MAPIQLYELQGCPFCAKVKGKLDELGVEYDSHMVPASHAERTEVKEISGQTEVPMIVDPDHGVEGMAESDDIVAYLEETYA from the coding sequence ATGGCACCCATCCAACTCTACGAACTGCAGGGCTGTCCGTTCTGTGCGAAAGTGAAGGGCAAGCTCGACGAACTCGGCGTCGAGTACGACTCGCACATGGTCCCGGCCAGCCACGCCGAGCGCACCGAGGTGAAAGAGATCAGCGGCCAGACCGAGGTGCCGATGATCGTCGATCCCGACCACGGGGTCGAGGGGATGGCAGAGAGCGACGACATCGTCGCCTATCTCGAGGAGACGTACGCCTAA